One genomic segment of Alosa sapidissima isolate fAloSap1 chromosome 13, fAloSap1.pri, whole genome shotgun sequence includes these proteins:
- the cetn3 gene encoding centrin-3 has product MSLSLRTELASDKTKRKKRRELTDEQKDEIKEAFELFDTDKDKEIDYHELKVAMRALGFEVKKVDVLKILKDYDREGNGKITFEDFKEVVTDRILDRDPKEEILKAFKLFDDDESGKISLRNLRRVARELGEDMSDEELRAMIDEFDTDGDGEINQEEFVSIMTGDS; this is encoded by the exons ATGAGTCTTTCTTTAAG AACTGAACTAGCATCCGATAAGACGAAGAGGAAAAAGAGGCGAGAACTGACTGATGAGCAGAAAGATGAGATAAAAGAAGCGTTCGAACTCTTTGACACGGACAAAGATAAAGAAATCGACTACCACGAACTGAAG GTCGCAATGAGAGCTCTGGGCTTCGAGGTGAAGAAAGTTGATGTGTTAAAGATTCTGAAAGACTATGACCGGGAAGGAAATGGAAAAATAACTTTCGAAGACTTCAAAGAAGTGG TGACGGACAGGATCCTGGACCGCGACCCCAAGGAGGAGATCCTGAAGGCGTTCAAGCTGTTTGACGATGACGAGTCGGGGAAGATCAGCCTGCGGAACCTGCGGCGCGTAGCCCGAGAGCTGGGTGAGGACATGAGTGACGAGGAGCTCCGCGCCATGATCGACGAGTTCGACACCGACGgcgatggagaga